Sequence from the Flavobacterium sp. J372 genome:
AAACCCAGTTATCGGTGTCGCTACCGAATTTACCTATTGATGATGGTGGTGCACCTACCAGGCGAACGTCTTTATACGTTTCTGTCACAAAAAGCATGTACTGGTTTCCTTCGTAAAATGTACGTATCTTATTTTCCTGCCAGGATTCTTTCGGCAGGGAAGCTGTGAGTTTCGTGATATTTTCCTGTATTTTCTTTTGCTTGTCTGCTTCTGAAGTTAATCCGCTCACGCCTTCAAGCACTTTGGTCGAGACATCTTCAATCCTTACAATGAACGTCACCTCCATATCAGGGTTTGGAAGTTCTTCAGCCATGCTCATCGCCCAGAAGCCATTGGTAAGGTAGTCATGGTCAACTGTAGAGTGTGCCTGTATCTCTCCATAACCGCAGTGATGGTTGGTAAGCAGCAGCCCTTTAGACGAAATCACCTCGCTTGTACAGCCGCCATTGAAGTGCGGCACAGCATCTTTAAGGCTTGATTTGTTTACGTCATAAATATCCTGCGCGCTCATTTTCATACCCAGGCTTTTCATTTCTTTTTCATTCATTCCCTTAAGCAAAGAGGGTATCCACATACCGCCCTGCTGTGCGGAAACTGTAGTAAAAACAAGTAAAAATGCCAGTAATCTTAGTATTCTCATGATGTAGTTTATTATTGTGGCTGCAAGTTACAATTTTTATCAGGAATGCAGGCGGTTAAGAGTTAATGGTTACTTTCGTAAAAATATGTAGTATGTTCAGCCGGATTGTTACACATATACGTAAGCACGTAAGTATTTCTGCAGAAGAAGAAGCCATTCTTACGTCAGCATTGGAATTACGTGATATAAAGAAAAAAGAATTTCTTCTGGAGGCAGGAGAAGTGTGCCGCGAAAACTATTTCATTAACCAGGGCTGCTTCAGGTTATACCTTATTACGCCCAAAGGAAACGAACAGGTAATACAGTTCGGGATTGAAGACTGGTGGATAACGGAATATTTTAGCCTAAAAACCGGGGCGCCATCACAATACTATTTGCAGGCTACAGAAAATGCCGAGGTTGTTGTACTTAAACGCCACCTTGAAGATGAGCTGTTTGCAAGAATCCCGCAACTTGAGCGCTACTTCAGGCTTGTGTTGGAGAAGGCCTATTCAGCACAATTGAATCGCATACACTATATCTTTAACCTAACAGGTGAAGAGCAATACAGGATGATGAGCCAGAAATATCCGGAGTTTGTACAGCGCATACCACAATACATGCTGGCATCTTTCCTGGGGATAACGCCCGAATTTTTAAGCATGCTTCGTTCAAAAAAAGACTAATTCTTCATTTCTTAAACTACTTTAAGTTTTTTGAGATACAGCTGGCAGACATTTGTATAAGGAATTTTAAAACAATAAATTATACAAAGTCATGGAAAAAAGAATGAAAATTTTTGAAGTAGAACCAGAGGGATATAAAGCGCTGGTTGGTTTAGAAATCTATGTTAACAAAACCGAACTCACCCATACCCACAAAGAACTCATAAAGATACGCACGTCACAAATTAATGGTTGTGCATTTTGCCTTGACATGCACACAAAAGATGCACGAAAATATGGTGAGACTGAGCAACGCATTTACACGCTTAACGCGTGGCGAGATACGCCATTCTTTACTCCGGAAGAACAGGCATTACTTGCTTTGGCAGAAGAAGTCGCGCAAATATCGGGCCACGTGAAAGATGAAACCTTTAAGAGAGCTGTGGAACTGCTGGGCGAAAAATATGTAGCTCAGGCTATAATCCTAATGGTCGCAATAAATAGTTGGAACCGAATCGCTATTTCAACCGGAATGATGCCTGCTTAATAAACCTCACTATTGCCCAATTACTTTACCACGAGCTTCATTAACCCACGGTTATGAAAGGCGTAACCATTAGACAAGTAAAGTTTTTGGGCAATGGTATTATGGCCTTCCACTTCAAGGTAAATGATTTTCACGGAATGCAGCTTCGCCTGCTCATTAACCCAATCAAGCGCGAGTTTGCCAATGCCCTGGCCGCGTTGCGAAGAAGCAATATATAGCTCATCAAGGAAAGCAATACGACCTTTATATTCAAAACTGAAAACAAAAGTAAGAATGACATAGCCGACAGGCTCGCTATCATTCAGGATAATCCATCCTCGTCCCAGCGATTCATTCTCTATAAACTCATGCATAAGCCCTTTAGATACGGCAACATCAATCGGGTAACCATCAATGGAATAAAAATCCTTCATCATGGTTACCACAGTGTCAATATCTGCCTGCCCTATTTCCCTGAAAGTGACATTATTCATCGGCGATGTGTTTAATTATCCTGTTTACAGCCCCGCGGTTCATACTGACAAAGGTCCCGGCTTTGTGCCCGGCCTCGCGGCGGTAATCCTCGTTATGTAGTAATTCACCCAGTATATATCGCAAGTTCTCGCCGTCCTTTGCTTCAATGCATCCGCCGAAATGGATAAGTGCCGCAGCTTCAGGAAACTTTTTGTGATTCGGACCGATAACAATCGGCACGCCGAAAGCTGCCGGTTCCAATATATTATGCAGGCCTGATGTACCGAAACCTCCGCCTACATAGGCAACATCAGCATAGCTGTAAATTTTACCGAGAATGCCGATGGTGTCAACAATAAACACGTCATATTCAGCCAGATTTTTCCCTTCCATTTCAGAAAATAAAACGTACTTGTTTTTGACGGTGGCAACGATTTCTGACACATGGCCTTTACTTATATCGTGCGGTGCAATGATGAATTTTACATCCTTAGTTTCATTTACAAAATCGATGAAAAGCATCTCATCTTTAGGCCATGAGCTGCCAAACACGAAAGTAGTTTTACCATTGATGAAATCCTCGATAAAAGGCAGGCTATTGTCCCGTTCCAATATCTTGCTGACACGGTCGTAGCGTGTATCTCCACTTACAGTAATGTTTTGAAAGCCTATTTTTTGAAGCAATTTTTTCGAACTTTCATACTGTACAAAAAAGTGACGGAATGTCTTTAAAGCCTCCCTGTAAAAACCGCCATACCATTTAAAGAACGCCTGGCTCTCACGGAAAATCCCTGAAATCAGGTATACATTTGTGCCGGATTTTCTTAGCTCATGCAAGTAATTCGGCCAGAATTCATACTTAATGAAAAAAGCCATTTCAGGATTGACTGCCTTTACAAATCTGGCTGCATTGGCTTTTGTATCCAGCGGAAGGTATACCACAACATCTGCGGCAGCGGTATTTTTGCGTATCTCATAACCCGACGGAGAGAAGAACGTTAACACAATTTTATGATTTGGGTAAAGCCTGCGCATCTCTTCCATCACGGGCAACCCTTGTTCATATTCTCCTAACGATGCTGCGTGAAACCAAATCGTTTTATCGCCCGGTTCCAGCTTCTGCGCCAGTGTTTGAAGTACAGTTTTGCGCCCATCTACGAAAAGTTTCATCTTGGGGCTGAAAAGAGCAGCTATCTTAAG
This genomic interval carries:
- a CDS encoding Crp/Fnr family transcriptional regulator, with the protein product MFSRIVTHIRKHVSISAEEEAILTSALELRDIKKKEFLLEAGEVCRENYFINQGCFRLYLITPKGNEQVIQFGIEDWWITEYFSLKTGAPSQYYLQATENAEVVVLKRHLEDELFARIPQLERYFRLVLEKAYSAQLNRIHYIFNLTGEEQYRMMSQKYPEFVQRIPQYMLASFLGITPEFLSMLRSKKD
- a CDS encoding carboxymuconolactone decarboxylase family protein, which translates into the protein MEKRMKIFEVEPEGYKALVGLEIYVNKTELTHTHKELIKIRTSQINGCAFCLDMHTKDARKYGETEQRIYTLNAWRDTPFFTPEEQALLALAEEVAQISGHVKDETFKRAVELLGEKYVAQAIILMVAINSWNRIAISTGMMPA
- a CDS encoding N-acetyltransferase, coding for MNNVTFREIGQADIDTVVTMMKDFYSIDGYPIDVAVSKGLMHEFIENESLGRGWIILNDSEPVGYVILTFVFSFEYKGRIAFLDELYIASSQRGQGIGKLALDWVNEQAKLHSVKIIYLEVEGHNTIAQKLYLSNGYAFHNRGLMKLVVK
- a CDS encoding 3-deoxy-D-manno-octulosonic acid transferase, with amino-acid sequence MLFIYNLLTIMAGPILKIAALFSPKMKLFVDGRKTVLQTLAQKLEPGDKTIWFHAASLGEYEQGLPVMEEMRRLYPNHKIVLTFFSPSGYEIRKNTAAADVVVYLPLDTKANAARFVKAVNPEMAFFIKYEFWPNYLHELRKSGTNVYLISGIFRESQAFFKWYGGFYREALKTFRHFFVQYESSKKLLQKIGFQNITVSGDTRYDRVSKILERDNSLPFIEDFINGKTTFVFGSSWPKDEMLFIDFVNETKDVKFIIAPHDISKGHVSEIVATVKNKYVLFSEMEGKNLAEYDVFIVDTIGILGKIYSYADVAYVGGGFGTSGLHNILEPAAFGVPIVIGPNHKKFPEAAALIHFGGCIEAKDGENLRYILGELLHNEDYRREAGHKAGTFVSMNRGAVNRIIKHIADE